The DNA region CTTTATAACGGTTGCTGGTAGTATTTTATGCTCTTCTACCAATACCCTTTTTTGAAGTATTTCAGGAGTATCATCTTCTAATACATCTACTTTGTTTTGCATTATGATGTCGCCTCCATCTACCATCTCTGTTACATAATGCACAGTGCAGCCTGATTCTTTTTCTTTGTTTTTTATAACAGCTTCATGAACCTTCATTCCATACATTCCTTTACCTCCAAATTTAGGCAAAAGTGATGGGTGAATATTTATTATTTTGTTTTTCCATTTAGATATAAAATTACTGTCTACTATAGATAAATAACCAGCAAGAACTATTAAATCAATATTATATTTTTTAA from Brachyspira pilosicoli P43/6/78 includes:
- the purN gene encoding phosphoribosylglycinamide formyltransferase, translating into MFNIAVLISGGGSNLKSLIDNQKEYYKINVVIADRDCGGLNIAREANIDAVLIDRKEYREKLSKKIDEELKKYNIDLIVLAGYLSIVDSNFISKWKNKIINIHPSLLPKFGGKGMYGMKVHEAVIKNKEKESGCTVHYVTEMVDGGDIIMQNKVDVLEDDTPEILQKRVLVEEHKILPATVIKLASQSHANK